In Perca fluviatilis chromosome 11, GENO_Pfluv_1.0, whole genome shotgun sequence, the following proteins share a genomic window:
- the LOC120568569 gene encoding uncharacterized protein LOC120568569 isoform X2 → MSIFVILGLLVCIEAQEPSAVTPVFVQKREDVLLNVTIADDPKEDIVTWRFNKTVNLVRFLPGNLGAKVSDDYSGRIELLENYSVKLKNLTEADSGVYTAVVSGDTDKQITGYKITVQDPVSPVKLSVDSVSNRPDWCNLTVSCRAQDSHINSTFRCDTHTCSQEGGERPQVTPSAADLHVYLSNGSIICNHSNQVQRVSLLVSLCAC, encoded by the exons ATGTCTATCTTTGTGATACTGGGACTGCTGGTCTGCATAGAGGCACAAG AGCCCAGTGCTGTGACTCCTGTGTTTGTGCAGAAGAGAGAGGATGTGCTTCTGAATGTCACAATAGCTGATGATCCTAAAGAAGATATTGTTACCTGGAGATTCAATAAAACAGTTAATTTAGTACGATTTCTACCTGGGAACCTCGGAGCAAAAGTCTCTGATGATTACTCTGGAAGGATTGAGTTGCTTGAGAACTACTCTGTGAAACTGAAGAATCTAACAGAGGCAGACAGTGGAGTTTATACTGCAGTAGTGTCTGGGGATACAGATAAACAAATAACTGGATACAAGATTACAGTTCAAG ATCCAGTGTCTCCAGTTAAACTGTCAGTGGACTCTGTGTCTAACAGACCAGACTGGTGTAACCTGACAGTGAGCTGCAGAGCACAGGACTCTCACATTAACAGCACCTTTAGATGTGACACCCACACCTGCAgtcaggagggaggagagagaccaCAGGTCACACCCTCTGCTGCTGATCTCCATGTCTACCTGTCCAATGGCTCCATCATCTGTAACCATAGCAACCAG GTCCAGAGAGTGTCTCTgctggtgtctctgtgtgcctgcTGA
- the LOC120568569 gene encoding uncharacterized protein LOC120568569 isoform X1 gives MSIFVILGLLVCIEAQEPSAVTPVFVQKREDVLLNVTIADDPKEDIVTWRFNKTVNLVRFLPGNLGAKVSDDYSGRIELLENYSVKLKNLTEADSGVYTAVVSGDTDKQITGYKITVQDPVSPVKLSVDSVSNRPDWCNLTVSCRAQDSHINSTFRCDTHTCSQEGGERPQVTPSAADLHVYLSNGSIICNHSNQVSWTKDMKIIKHFCPRHAESDPAGLSVCLLKTAVLSVGLIIMVAAVITVHLMEKLKKRK, from the exons ATGTCTATCTTTGTGATACTGGGACTGCTGGTCTGCATAGAGGCACAAG AGCCCAGTGCTGTGACTCCTGTGTTTGTGCAGAAGAGAGAGGATGTGCTTCTGAATGTCACAATAGCTGATGATCCTAAAGAAGATATTGTTACCTGGAGATTCAATAAAACAGTTAATTTAGTACGATTTCTACCTGGGAACCTCGGAGCAAAAGTCTCTGATGATTACTCTGGAAGGATTGAGTTGCTTGAGAACTACTCTGTGAAACTGAAGAATCTAACAGAGGCAGACAGTGGAGTTTATACTGCAGTAGTGTCTGGGGATACAGATAAACAAATAACTGGATACAAGATTACAGTTCAAG ATCCAGTGTCTCCAGTTAAACTGTCAGTGGACTCTGTGTCTAACAGACCAGACTGGTGTAACCTGACAGTGAGCTGCAGAGCACAGGACTCTCACATTAACAGCACCTTTAGATGTGACACCCACACCTGCAgtcaggagggaggagagagaccaCAGGTCACACCCTCTGCTGCTGATCTCCATGTCTACCTGTCCAATGGCTCCATCATCTGTAACCATAGCAACCAGGTCAGCTGGACCAAGGACATGAAAATAATTAAACATTTCTGCCCCCGACATGCTG AGAGTGACCCTGCtggtctctctgtgtgcctgctGAAGACAGCCGTGTTGTCCGTCGGTCTGATCATCATGGTGGCTGCTGTCATCACTGTTCACCTCATGGAGAAGCTCAAGAAGCGCAAATAA
- the LOC120568569 gene encoding uncharacterized protein LOC120568569 isoform X3: MSIFVILGLLVCIEAQEPSAVTPVFVQKREDVLLNVTIADDPKEDIVTWRFNKTVNLVRFLPGNLGAKVSDDYSGRIELLENYSVKLKNLTEADSGVYTAVVSGDTDKQITGYKITVQDPVSPVKLSVDSVSNRPDWCNLTVSCRAQDSHINSTFRCDTHTCSQEGGERPQVTPSAADLHVYLSNGSIICNHSNQRVTLLVSLCAC; the protein is encoded by the exons ATGTCTATCTTTGTGATACTGGGACTGCTGGTCTGCATAGAGGCACAAG AGCCCAGTGCTGTGACTCCTGTGTTTGTGCAGAAGAGAGAGGATGTGCTTCTGAATGTCACAATAGCTGATGATCCTAAAGAAGATATTGTTACCTGGAGATTCAATAAAACAGTTAATTTAGTACGATTTCTACCTGGGAACCTCGGAGCAAAAGTCTCTGATGATTACTCTGGAAGGATTGAGTTGCTTGAGAACTACTCTGTGAAACTGAAGAATCTAACAGAGGCAGACAGTGGAGTTTATACTGCAGTAGTGTCTGGGGATACAGATAAACAAATAACTGGATACAAGATTACAGTTCAAG ATCCAGTGTCTCCAGTTAAACTGTCAGTGGACTCTGTGTCTAACAGACCAGACTGGTGTAACCTGACAGTGAGCTGCAGAGCACAGGACTCTCACATTAACAGCACCTTTAGATGTGACACCCACACCTGCAgtcaggagggaggagagagaccaCAGGTCACACCCTCTGCTGCTGATCTCCATGTCTACCTGTCCAATGGCTCCATCATCTGTAACCATAGCAACCAG AGAGTGACCCTGCtggtctctctgtgtgcctgctGA
- the LOC120568570 gene encoding uncharacterized protein LOC120568570 isoform X2, translating into MSIFVILGLLVCIEAQEPSAVTPVFVQKGEDVLLNVTTADVSTEDMVFWRFNKTVNIVRFLAGTETIFDDYSGRIEVLENYSVKLKNLQEADSGVYTAVVSGGKEKTITGYKVTVQDPVSPVKLSVDSVSNSSDWCNLTVSCRAKDSHISSTFRCDTHTCSQEGGERLQVPPSDADLHVYLSNGSIICNHSNQVQRVSLLVSLCAC; encoded by the exons ATGTCTATCTTTGTGATACTGGGACTGCTGGTCTGCATAGAGGCACAAG AGCCCAGTGCTGTGACTCCTGTGTTTGTCCAGAAGGGAGAGGATGTGCTTCTAAATGTCACCACAGCTGATGTTTCTACAGAAGATATGGTTTTCTGGAGATTCAATAAAACAGTTAATATAGTACGATTTTTAGCTGGTACAGAAACAATCTTTGATGACTACTCTGGAAGGATTGAGGTGCTTGAGAACTATTCTGTGAAATTGAAGAATCTACAAGAGGCAGACAGTGGAGTTTATACTGCAGTAGTGTCTGGGggtaaagaaaaaacaataacTGGATACAAGGTCACAGTCCAAG ATCCAGTGTCTCCAGTTAAACTGTCAGTGGACTCTGTGTCTAACAGCTCAGACTGGTGTAACCTGACAGTGAGCTGCAGAGCAAAGGACTCTCACATTAGCAGCACCTTTAGATGTGACACCCACACCTGCAGtcaggaaggaggagagagactaCAGGTCCCACCCTCTGATGCTGATCTCCATGTCTACCTGTCCAATGGCTCCATCATCTGTAACCATAGCAACCAG GTCCAGAGAGTGTCTCTGCTGGTTTCTCTGTGTGCCTGCTGA
- the LOC120568570 gene encoding uncharacterized protein LOC120568570 isoform X1, with protein sequence MSIFVILGLLVCIEAQEPSAVTPVFVQKGEDVLLNVTTADVSTEDMVFWRFNKTVNIVRFLAGTETIFDDYSGRIEVLENYSVKLKNLQEADSGVYTAVVSGGKEKTITGYKVTVQDPVSPVKLSVDSVSNSSDWCNLTVSCRAKDSHISSTFRCDTHTCSQEGGERLQVPPSDADLHVYLSNGSIICNHSNQVSWKKDMKPIKNVCPRLAGPESVSAGFSVCLLKTAVLSVGLIIMVAAVITVHLMEKLKKHK encoded by the exons ATGTCTATCTTTGTGATACTGGGACTGCTGGTCTGCATAGAGGCACAAG AGCCCAGTGCTGTGACTCCTGTGTTTGTCCAGAAGGGAGAGGATGTGCTTCTAAATGTCACCACAGCTGATGTTTCTACAGAAGATATGGTTTTCTGGAGATTCAATAAAACAGTTAATATAGTACGATTTTTAGCTGGTACAGAAACAATCTTTGATGACTACTCTGGAAGGATTGAGGTGCTTGAGAACTATTCTGTGAAATTGAAGAATCTACAAGAGGCAGACAGTGGAGTTTATACTGCAGTAGTGTCTGGGggtaaagaaaaaacaataacTGGATACAAGGTCACAGTCCAAG ATCCAGTGTCTCCAGTTAAACTGTCAGTGGACTCTGTGTCTAACAGCTCAGACTGGTGTAACCTGACAGTGAGCTGCAGAGCAAAGGACTCTCACATTAGCAGCACCTTTAGATGTGACACCCACACCTGCAGtcaggaaggaggagagagactaCAGGTCCCACCCTCTGATGCTGATCTCCATGTCTACCTGTCCAATGGCTCCATCATCTGTAACCATAGCAACCAGGTCAGCTGGAAAAAGGACATGAAACCAATTAAAAATGTCTGCCCCCGACTTGCTG GTCCAGAGAGTGTCTCTGCTGGTTTCTCTGTGTGCCTGCTGAAGACAGCCGTGTTGTCCGTCGGTCTGATCATCATGGTGGCTGCTGTCATCACTGTTCACCTCATGGAGAAGCTCAAGAAGcacaaataa